A single Clavibacter nebraskensis NCPPB 2581 DNA region contains:
- the lepA gene encoding translation elongation factor 4 has product MSPLATKALRPAATDPASIRNFCIIAHIDHGKSTLADRMLQLTGVVESRAMRAQYLDRMDIERERGITIKSQAVRMPWELDGRTYALNMIDTPGHVDFSYEVSRSLAACEGAILLVDAAQGIEAQTLANLYLALENDLTIIPVLNKIDLPAADPDKYAAELASLIGGDPDDVLRVSGKTGAGVEELLDRVSRTIPAPVGDPNGAARAMIFDSVYDAYRGVVTYVRMIDGKLSPREKIAMMSTRATHEILEIGVSSPEPTPSDGLGVGEVGYLITGVKDVRQSKVGDTVTTAARPATEALPGYTEPLPMVFSGLYPIDGSDYPDLRDALDKLKLSDAALVYEPETSVALGFGFRCGFLGLLHLEIITERLSREFGLDLITTAPSVIYEVTSEDKKTVTVTNPSEFPGGKIVSVSEPVVKAAILAPKDYVGTIMELCQSRRGILLGMEYLGEDRVEIRYTMPLGEIVFDFFDNLKSKTAGYASLDYEPAGSQDSDLVKIDILLQGEQVDAFSAIVHRDKAYAYGVLMTGRLRELIPRQQFEVPIQAAIGARIIARESIRAMRKDVLAKCYGGDITRKRKLLEKQKEGKKRMKMVGRVEVPQEAFIAALSGDTERKAK; this is encoded by the coding sequence GTGAGCCCCCTAGCAACGAAGGCCCTCCGGCCCGCCGCGACCGACCCCGCGTCCATCCGCAACTTCTGCATCATCGCCCACATCGACCACGGCAAGTCCACGCTGGCCGACCGCATGCTGCAGCTGACGGGCGTCGTCGAGTCGCGCGCCATGCGCGCCCAGTACCTCGACCGCATGGACATCGAGCGCGAGCGCGGCATCACGATCAAGAGCCAGGCCGTGCGCATGCCGTGGGAGCTCGACGGGCGGACGTACGCGCTCAACATGATCGACACCCCGGGCCACGTCGACTTCTCCTACGAGGTCTCCCGCTCGCTCGCCGCGTGCGAGGGCGCGATCCTCCTCGTGGACGCCGCGCAGGGCATCGAGGCGCAGACGCTCGCGAACCTCTACCTCGCGCTCGAGAACGACCTCACGATCATCCCGGTGCTCAACAAGATCGACCTGCCGGCTGCCGACCCCGACAAGTACGCGGCCGAGCTCGCGTCCCTCATCGGCGGCGACCCGGACGACGTGCTGCGCGTCTCCGGCAAGACAGGCGCCGGCGTCGAGGAGCTCCTCGACCGCGTCTCCCGCACCATCCCCGCGCCCGTCGGCGACCCGAACGGCGCCGCGCGCGCCATGATCTTCGACTCGGTCTACGACGCCTACCGCGGCGTGGTCACCTACGTCCGCATGATCGACGGGAAGCTCAGCCCCCGCGAGAAGATCGCGATGATGTCGACGCGCGCCACCCACGAGATCCTCGAGATCGGCGTCAGCTCGCCCGAGCCCACGCCGTCCGACGGCCTCGGGGTCGGCGAGGTCGGCTACCTCATCACGGGCGTGAAGGACGTGCGCCAGTCGAAGGTCGGTGACACCGTCACGACGGCCGCGCGCCCCGCGACCGAGGCGCTGCCCGGCTACACGGAGCCGCTGCCGATGGTCTTCTCGGGCCTGTACCCGATCGACGGGTCCGACTACCCCGACCTCCGCGACGCCCTCGACAAGCTCAAGCTCTCCGACGCCGCGCTCGTCTACGAGCCCGAGACGTCGGTCGCGCTCGGCTTCGGGTTCCGCTGCGGCTTCCTGGGGCTCCTGCACCTCGAGATCATCACGGAGCGCCTCTCGCGCGAGTTCGGCCTCGACCTCATCACGACCGCGCCCAGCGTGATCTACGAGGTCACGAGCGAGGACAAGAAGACGGTCACGGTCACCAACCCGAGCGAGTTCCCGGGCGGCAAGATCGTCAGCGTCTCCGAGCCCGTGGTGAAGGCCGCGATCCTCGCGCCCAAGGACTACGTCGGCACGATCATGGAGCTGTGCCAGTCGCGGCGGGGGATCCTGCTCGGCATGGAGTACCTCGGCGAGGACCGGGTGGAGATCCGCTACACGATGCCGCTCGGCGAGATCGTGTTCGACTTCTTCGACAACCTCAAGAGCAAGACGGCCGGCTACGCGTCGCTCGACTACGAGCCCGCCGGCTCGCAGGACTCCGACCTCGTGAAGATCGACATCCTGCTGCAGGGCGAGCAGGTCGACGCGTTCAGCGCCATCGTGCACCGCGACAAGGCCTATGCGTACGGCGTGCTCATGACGGGCCGCCTCCGCGAGCTCATCCCGCGCCAGCAGTTCGAGGTCCCGATCCAGGCGGCCATCGGCGCCCGGATCATCGCCCGCGAGTCCATCCGCGCCATGCGGAAGGACGTGCTCGCCAAGTGCTACGGCGGCGACATCACCCGCAAGCGCAAGCTCCTCGAGAAGCAGAAGGAGGGCAAGAAGCGCATGAAGATGGTCGGCCGCGTCGAGGTCCCCCAGGAGGCGTTCATCGCCGCGCTCTCGGGCGACACGGAGAGGAAGGCCAAGTAG